In Bacillota bacterium, the genomic stretch GTCCCCGGTTTGCCGGTTTGCTTTTCTTGTACGCCTTTAGTTTAATTAGGTAGAGGCATTTATCTCTTTGTAACGGAGGTCACTTTGAAAACCAATAAAGCCAAGCTAATTATTGCCCTTTTAATCGCAGCAATCTTCTTAATCTTTGGTCTTTCAAAGTCACTCGTAATTCTATTTACGGACTGGCTTTGGTTTAAGAGCGTGGGCTACGCTTCAGTCTTTACGAGCATCCTCAGCCTACAGGTAACTATTGGCCTCATCGCTGGTTTTGCATTCTTCATCTTTTTATACATTAACCTGCTCATCGCCAAGAAGCTGGCGCCATCTTTTACTTACTGGCGTGGATCTCCTGATGATCCGCTATATAACTTACTTAAGTTCCTCAAGTCGCCGACCTTAAAAAAGTTCTTCAATCTCATAATGCTTGCGATAGCAGCGGTCTTTGCGTTCTTTGTTGGTCTTTCAGCATCGACCAACTGGGAAGTCGTCTTAAGATACCTAAACCAGGTGCCCTTTGGAATAAAAGATCCTATCTTTGGTCAGGATGTAGCATTTCATGTGTTTTCAATTCCCTTTTACGGGGCAATACTTAATATCGGATATTCAGCAATCATTCTTACCATCATCTTGACTGCGCTTGTTCACTGGATTAATGGCAACATATCGCTTCGCCCTGGTGCAAGGACGTTTGCCCCACACGCAAAGGCACATCTTTCGGTGCTTTTCGGGCTTTTCTTTGTCTTGCTTGCGGCAACGCTTAAGCTAAATTCATATGATTTGCTGTTATCCAGCGTCGGTGTGGTCTTTGGGGCAGGTTATACTGATATTCACGCAAAGCTGCCGGCACTTACCATTCTTATCTTTTCATCCCTGGTTACAGCAATTTTGTTTCTGGTCAATATCCACCACAGAGGATGGAAGCTGCCCGCTATCGGTGTCGTTTTTATTATCGCTGTTTATATCCTCACAATAGGAATATATCCTGCACTTGTACAGCAATACTTGGTGGCTCCAAACGAGATTGAAAAAGAAACCCCGTATATTAAGCAGGCCATTAAGTTTACCAACCAAGCTTATGGGTTAAATCAGGTTAAGGAAAAGCCTTTTTCTTCCGAACAAGTCTTGGATAAGGTGGCTATAGACCGCAACAAGCAGGTAATTGATAATATAAGGCTCTGGGATTGGATGCCGCTGGGCAAAACATATAAGCAGATTCAAAGTATCCGTCTTTACTACGACTTTGGTGATGTTGATATCGACCGTTACCTGATCGATGGCAACTACCGCCAGGTTGCTATCTCGGCCCGTGAGCTAGATACTGAAAATCTACCTGACAACGCAAAAACATGGGTTAACCAGCATCTCGTCTACACCCATGGCTACGGTATAGTCGCCAACAGGGTAAATGAGTTCACCGACGAAGGTCTGCCCAAGCTTATTGTTAAAGATATCCCTCCGAAATCAGATACCGAAGTTTTAAAAGTGACAAGGCCTGAGATTTATTTTGGCGAGAAAACAAATGACTTTATAATCGTAGATACAAAGACCCGCGAGTTCGATTATCCGCTTGGAAACGAAAACAGCTACACGAAATACAGGGGCAATGACGGTCTTGTTCTTGATAGCCTGCTAAAAAAAGCGGCTTTCGCTTGGCGTTTTGACAGCATACAGCTCCTGCTCTCCGGATCGCTAACCGATAGCAGCAAGATACTGTTTAACCGTAATATCACTGAGCGGGCAAGCTTGATTGCGCCGTTTTTGCAGTACGAGAGCGACCCATATATTGTCATAGACAAAGGAAGGCTTTACTGGATAATAGATGCTTACACTACCGATAGCAGGTATCCATACTCGCAGCCGTTTGATGAAACAACCAAGAGCAACTACATACGAAACTCCGTTAAAGTAGTGGTCGACGCATATAACGGCGACACCAGCTTCTACCTTTTCGATAAGAAAGACCCAATAATCCAAACATATAAAAAGGCATTTCCAAAACTATTCAAGGACTCATCTGAGATGCCTGCCGGTCTCATGTCGCATATCAGATACCCAGAAGAGCTTTTTATGGTGCAGAGCCAAATGTTTGCAATATTTCATATGACTGACCCACAAGTCTTCTATAACAAAGAAGACCTATGGACCATATCAAACGAGATGATAGAAGGCAAGCAAACTGAGATCGAGCCCTACTATATGGTGATGAGGCTTCCCGGCGAGTCCAAAGAGGCCTACATGATAATGGCGCCGTTTACGCCGAACAAAAAGAATAATATGATCGCCTGGATGGCAGCAAAATGCGACCCTCGGGATTATGGGAAGATGCTGGTATATAAATTCCCTAAACAGAAGCTGGTTTACGGTCCAATGCAAATCGAGGCACGGATCAACCAGACACCTGATATATCGCAGGAGCTTACCCTTTGGAACCAGCAAGGCTCTCGCGTTATAAGAGGAAATCTCTTTGTAATACCAATAGAAGATTCAATTCTTTATGTAGAGCCGCTCTACCTACAGGCCGAGCAAACGGAACTTCCGGAGCTCAAGCGGGTCATCGTTTCGTACGGATCAAAGGTCATTATGGCAGATGACTTAACTAAGGCACTTGATGCAATATTTGGCCAAAGCGAGACCCAGGCTAAATCTAGCGAAAAAACCACCCTAGTCGGCTCCACACCAGTCACACTTATCGACCTGATCAACCAGGCGCAACAGGCTTTTGATAGCGCACAAAAGAAACAGCGCGACGGCGACTGGGCAGGCTACGGCGATGAGTTAAAGAAACTTGAGAAGGCATTGGCCGACTTAAAAGATAAAGCATCTAAGCAGTAAGCGGCAAGCAGCAAGACATAAAACCGCATAGAAAATTACGTTTAGGTGTAGGTAAATAAACCTTATTAAAGTCTATTTGATTCCCATGCGCACGAGTACCTCACGTACTGCACCTGTATCGATATAGCCGCTAAGAACCGGCTTATCGCCGATAAATACCGCCGGGAGCTTGATGCCGTCCCAGTGAACTCTTTCCATAAGGTCGGATATTTCGGAGATATCATCAATCACAGCCACCTGCTATGAAGGTAGATCCTCATCCCATAAGCCGAAGCATGGGCGAATATTACTGTGATTTTAGCTATCTTTACAGAATGCATTTCTTGCTACCTCTCTAAATTAAAGCTAATAGCTTATCCGCTATTTAAGAGTAAGAGGATATTAAATAAAAGAATAATGGTTGACGCTAATAGATGTCCAGGAACAAGATAAAAGATGGCCCATTTTTGAGCCATCTTTCTAAGCTTTCTAGGCTTAATCTCTTTTGTCGGTCTTTGAATACAACCTGTGATTTACTCAAGCTGACCCCACCAACCCCACTTACACAACAAATTGAGGGTTACGGGCTCTACATGAGCTTTGAAAATTACCTTACAAACTTCCTTGCAGTTCTGCTAAGGTTCTGGATCGTCATTTTACCCTTGATGATCTCCTTAGCAATTTCTTTTGCCTTATCCATGTCGGTGTTAGGAACGAGAAGCTCCTTCCTCGGCTTACCAGAAGCTGCCAGACGCTTAATGGCGGCCCTTATCATTGCAGGATTTCCGCTTTTCTCTATCTCGGTTGCGATATCTTTTGGTCTTGCAGCAGCTTTGGTTTTTGGCTTGGCAGCTACTTTAGCTTTCGCCTTCTTAACAACTGCCTTAGCCTTGGTTGCTGTCCCTGCCTTTGCGGAGGCTTTGCTAGCTGTAGCCTTTGTAGTGGCTTTCTTTTTCAGCTTGCTTAAGACAGCATCCTTCGCTTTTGCTTTCGGTTTTGTCTTTACAGTTGCCATGTTCCCTCCTACATCTTATCTGCTTCTAATGGTTGGTATAGTGGACAAAGCAAAGGTTGTATTCCTAGCGATAATTATAATACATAACGCTAAGTATGCAAAGCCTCTATACCAAACTAGTTTAATTAATCGGACAATCAACCTACTACTTTAGTGTTTACTTAAAAAAATTTAAAAATTTTTTTCAAAGTAGTGACTTGATACGAACTAAATCAAGTTAACTCAAGTCGACTCAAGTCGACTTGATTCGACATGGCTGCCAAATTTCTTATTTCCCAATCTCAATCCCAATCCCGCCTTAAAGTAACTTAAATATTTCTATCCGCGCGACTTGGCACTGACTTGGCAGTCATCCTTAACTTTTGCATTCCAGCCAGCATCCTGCAGCATTATTCGAATCTTGCCCGTTTCGCTTTGTATATGCTTATATAATTTATAAGTGCCTTTATTTATCAGGATACTTTAGCTCTTCTTAATCGTAGAGCAATCATATATGATGGGGATAATAAATAATACAATCGCTCTTTTGCAATTCCAAGCGGCACAAGCCTTGATATAGCCAATTGATCATCAAGTCGGTTTACAATGTATTAGATAATAATTATGCGCTAAAAGTTTGGTGCATACACCAAACCAAGTTTAAACCATCGACTGTCTTAATCAACTTACGCCGAAAAATAGAAAGGGTTTTTTATTATGCACAAAAAGACTCGGGTTGGAATACTCTTTGGAGGCAAGTCGGCTGAACACGAGGTGTCACTCCAATCTGCCAAAAGTATAATAGAGGCAATTGACAAGGAAAAGTATGAAGTAGCCCTGATTGGCATCGACAAGCAAGGCCGATGGTATAGTCCTGGCAAAGACTTAAATCAACCATCTCGCTTTCTAAGCTATGGTTCGTTAGAAGCAATTGATGTAGTGTTTCCTGTTCTTCATGGACCATTCGGTGAAGATGGGACGGTACAAGGGCTGCTTAAGCTTGCAGACATTCCTTTTGTCGGAGCCGGAGTGCTGGGGTCTGCCGTGGGTATGGATAAAGACGTCATGAAGCGTCTGTTAAGAGATGCTGGGCTCCCTACAGCCAAGTTCCTTGTTTTCAACCGCTCCTTAAAAAACAAAATCAATTTTGACAAGGTGGTCAAAGAATTAGGCCTGCCGCTTTTTGTAAAACCGGCCAATCTTGGTTCCTCAGTTGGCATAAACAAAGTCAAAAGTAAAGACGATTTCGATTACTCAGTAGCCGATGCTTTTAAATACGATAACAAGATTTTAATTGAGGAGTTTATTAAAGCGCGCGAGATTGAATGCTCTGTTTTAGGAAATGAGGACCCTATCGCCTCTTTACCCGGAGAGATAATCCCACAACATGAGTTCTACGCCTATGAAACCAAGTATATCGATGATGAGGGAGCCATCCTTAAGATTCCGGCAGAATTGCCCGATGATACAGTTAAGAATATCCAGGAGCTTGCAATCAAGACTTTTAAAACACTTTGCTGTGAGGGAATGGGCCGGGTCGATTTCTTTCTCGCAGATAGCGGAGAGATACTGGTGAATGAGATTAACACAATACCTGGCTTTACTAAAATCA encodes the following:
- a CDS encoding UPF0182 family protein, with the protein product MKTNKAKLIIALLIAAIFLIFGLSKSLVILFTDWLWFKSVGYASVFTSILSLQVTIGLIAGFAFFIFLYINLLIAKKLAPSFTYWRGSPDDPLYNLLKFLKSPTLKKFFNLIMLAIAAVFAFFVGLSASTNWEVVLRYLNQVPFGIKDPIFGQDVAFHVFSIPFYGAILNIGYSAIILTIILTALVHWINGNISLRPGARTFAPHAKAHLSVLFGLFFVLLAATLKLNSYDLLLSSVGVVFGAGYTDIHAKLPALTILIFSSLVTAILFLVNIHHRGWKLPAIGVVFIIAVYILTIGIYPALVQQYLVAPNEIEKETPYIKQAIKFTNQAYGLNQVKEKPFSSEQVLDKVAIDRNKQVIDNIRLWDWMPLGKTYKQIQSIRLYYDFGDVDIDRYLIDGNYRQVAISARELDTENLPDNAKTWVNQHLVYTHGYGIVANRVNEFTDEGLPKLIVKDIPPKSDTEVLKVTRPEIYFGEKTNDFIIVDTKTREFDYPLGNENSYTKYRGNDGLVLDSLLKKAAFAWRFDSIQLLLSGSLTDSSKILFNRNITERASLIAPFLQYESDPYIVIDKGRLYWIIDAYTTDSRYPYSQPFDETTKSNYIRNSVKVVVDAYNGDTSFYLFDKKDPIIQTYKKAFPKLFKDSSEMPAGLMSHIRYPEELFMVQSQMFAIFHMTDPQVFYNKEDLWTISNEMIEGKQTEIEPYYMVMRLPGESKEAYMIMAPFTPNKKNNMIAWMAAKCDPRDYGKMLVYKFPKQKLVYGPMQIEARINQTPDISQELTLWNQQGSRVIRGNLFVIPIEDSILYVEPLYLQAEQTELPELKRVIVSYGSKVIMADDLTKALDAIFGQSETQAKSSEKTTLVGSTPVTLIDLINQAQQAFDSAQKKQRDGDWAGYGDELKKLEKALADLKDKASKQ
- a CDS encoding D-alanine--D-alanine ligase; this encodes MHKKTRVGILFGGKSAEHEVSLQSAKSIIEAIDKEKYEVALIGIDKQGRWYSPGKDLNQPSRFLSYGSLEAIDVVFPVLHGPFGEDGTVQGLLKLADIPFVGAGVLGSAVGMDKDVMKRLLRDAGLPTAKFLVFNRSLKNKINFDKVVKELGLPLFVKPANLGSSVGINKVKSKDDFDYSVADAFKYDNKILIEEFIKAREIECSVLGNEDPIASLPGEIIPQHEFYAYETKYIDDEGAILKIPAELPDDTVKNIQELAIKTFKTLCCEGMGRVDFFLADSGEILVNEINTIPGFTKISMYPKLWEASGISYKELIDRLIQLAIERHKRECELQTSLS